From Ipomoea triloba cultivar NCNSP0323 chromosome 5, ASM357664v1, the proteins below share one genomic window:
- the LOC116019152 gene encoding caltractin has product MSGISRGMPRKDKPRGRHHGLTQQKRQEIKEAFELFDTDGSGTIDAKELNVAMRALGFEMTEEQIEQMIADVDKDGSGAIDFDEFVYMMTAKIGERDTKEELMKAFDIIDQDNNGKISAADIQHIAKQLGENFTAREIQEMVEEADRDRDGEVNFEEFMRMMRRTSYRN; this is encoded by the exons ATG TCCGGTATTAGCAGAGGGATGCCGAGAAAGGATAAGCCTAGAGGGCGTCATCATGGGTTAACACAGCAGAAAAGGCAAGAGATCAAAGAAGCATTCGAGCTCTTTGATACCGATGGCTCTG GTACAATTGATGCCAAAGAGCTGAATGTTGCAATGAG GGCCCTTGGATTCGAGATGACAGAAGAG CAAATAGAGCAAATGATTGCTGATGTGGACAAGGATGGCAGTGGGgcaattgattttgatgaatttGTGTACATGATGACTGCAAAGATTGGCGAAAGGGATACTAAGGAGGAACTCATGAAAGCCTTTGATATTATTGACCAAGATAACAAT GGAAAAATATCCGCTGCTGACATTCAGCACATTGCCAAGCAGTTGGGTGAAAATTTCACAGCAAGAGAGATACAAGAGATGGTTGAGGAAGCTGATCGTGATC GTGATGGTGAAGTAAATTTCGAGGAGTTTATGAGGATGATGAGGAGAACTAGCTATAGAAACTag
- the LOC116020587 gene encoding heat shock factor protein HSF24, which translates to MSQRTVPAPFLMKTYQLVDDPATNDVISWSDGGSTFVVWKTAEFAKDLLPSYFKHNNFSSFVRQLNTYGFRKIVPDKWEFANENFKRGEKELLSSIRRRKTVTSAAASRKPEVADNSALPESSGEEPGSSSTSSPDSKNPGSVDTPGKSQFPDLTDENEKLKRDNQMLSSELAQTKKQCEELVTFLTQYVKVVPEQINRIMSQGISGSSHDDSFNKVDNSADLNSSQNKDDDDYDDDDENGETLKLFGVLLKEKKRKRDHDDNTDFSAASRKEMKPSIDCKNAPWMKISPVPGKSGKVCN; encoded by the exons ATGTCGCAGAGGACCGTTCCGGCGCCGTTTCTGATGAAGACGTACCAGCTGGTGGACGATCCGGCCACCAACGACGTGATATCGTGGAGCGACGGCGGCTCCACCTTCGTCGTTTGGAAAACCGCCGAATTCGCTAAGGATTTGCTGCCCAGCTATTTCAAGCACAATAATTTCTCCAGCTTTGTGCGCCAGCTCAACACCTAT GGGTTCAGAAAGATTGTTCCAGACAAATGGGAATTTGCGAATGAGAATTTCAAGAGAGGGGAGAAAGAGCTACTCAGCAGCATCCGGCGTCGGAAGACTGTGACTTCAGCTGCTGCGAGCAGAAAGCCCGAAGTAGCTGACAATTCAGCATTGCCAGAGAGCTCTGGGGAAGAACCAGGCTCGAGTTCCACCTCGTCTCCCGACTCCAAGAACCCCGGATCAGTGGACACTCCAGGGAAGTCGCAGTTCCCGGACTTGACAGACGAAAACGAGAAGCTGAAGAGAGACAACCAGATGCTGAGCTCAGAGTTGGCACAGACCAAGAAGCAGTGCGAGGAGCTGGTGACCTTCCTGACTCAGTACGTGAAGGTTGTTCCCGAACAGATCAACCGCATCATGAGCCAAGGAATCTCTGGGTCTAGCCACGACGATTCCTTTAACAAGGTTGACAATTCTGCAGATCTGAATTCAAGCCAGAacaaagatgatgatgattatgatgatgatgatgaaaacgGAGAGACTTTGAAGTTATTCGGTGTGTTGTtgaaagagaagaagagaaagaggGATCACGACGACAACACTGATTTCTCTGCTGCAAGTAGGAAGGAGATGAAGCCATCTATTGACTGCAAGAACGCACCATGGATGAAAATCTCTCCGGTGCCTGGGAAGAGCGGCAAAGTCTGTAATTAA